Part of the Methanobacteriaceae archaeon genome, GCTATATATAATTCTTGTATACGTTGGCCATGGGGATTTTCCACTTTGAAATACAAATTTAAACCCATGCACCTCTTTAAATAACCTCCCATCTGATTATAAGGATCTCTTGCAAATAAATGTTCCAAATTCTCTTCCATCATCATCCAAATTTCTTTACCCGTTAATTCCACAGTTGAAACCGGAGGATTGGTCGGAATAATATTATGAAGATCATTTAAAGTAATTTTTCCGGGGGGAACAGGTGCACCATATCTCCAACCATTAGAAAATGCTATTTGAGCACCTGTCTCAGATAAAAGACTTTTTAAAAGAAAATTATCCATGGTAGATTCCAGTACAGTATTACGATTAAGTCCCGTATCAGTATAACCTACTATTTGACTTAATTCATCTTTATATGGGTTTAAAATGCGATCTACCATGTTTTCAACCACTGGATCAGGCTTAATATCTTCTGATACGGTGATAAGTTTGTGTTGGAAATTAACAACTTTTCCCCCACTTATATTAAGATTTAACATTCCAACAAATGAACCATGACATCCTGATTGAATTAAGATGGTATTATTAACAAGTACTGGTTTATAAAGTCGGTTATGTGTATGTGCACTTAACAATACGTCTATACCATCAACTTCCTGGGCTAACTTCATTTCCTGAGGAAAACCCAAATGGGAGACAACTACAATTAAATCAACTTTTTCTTCATTTCGCAGTTTATTAATATGATATGGTAATTCTTCGTTACCTAATGTAAAATAAATTCCTTTACTAAAGGATGCAGGCATAACTTTGTCGACTATAGTAGCAGCTATGCCTATTATACCGATCTTAAGCTCCCCAATCTCTTTAATAATCCATGGTTCAAAAAAAAGCTCATTATTTGACTCATGATAGCAGTTAATAGCTAACATGGGATAATTCAATTTCTTTGTTAGTTTTTTAAAATGTTTAGGGCCATATGCAAATTCCCAGTGTGCAGTCATGGCATCAAAGTTCAAATAGTTTAAAATAGGGATTAGTGCTTCGCCTTTGGTTTTTACTGCAGCATAAGTACCATGAATAGTATCTCCACAATCAAAAACTAAAGTTTTGGGGTTTTCCCCTCGAATTTGATTGAATATGGTAGCAATTCTAGCATAACCACCTGCTAACTCATATTTAGCATGATCACCTTCCCAGAATAATTCTTGATGAATATCCAAATAAGCGTGGCTGTCATTCATTTGCAAAATAGTTAAATCATTCTCCAACATTTTCATTCCCAATTAATTATTTCACAATAATATGTAATTTAATTTTCCCTAAAATACATATAAAAAATTTATTTCTTATTTTATAAATTTTCAAATATATTAACTAAATTTATCAATTCTAAACAAAATAATGCTTATTCTAAACAATGCAAATAATTAACGGATAATGAATATTTGTTTTTAATTAATCTGCTTATTTTTTATTAAATATTCTTTTCTAATCTTTTAAAGCCGAAATAAATAAGAACTGAACAGATAATTAATCCTACAACGGCCGGGATGATAATTGACATTCCAGACTGCCCACCAAAGGCCACACTCCATATTATTTTTAACACTGCCATGAGGACAATAACTGATATTCCAAATAATAAATTTCGTTTCCAGAAAGCTGCTCCCAGAGCGATGAATGAAATAGGCACCAGAAGACTTAATACGATTTTACCTAATCCCCAATCTCCAGTCAAGTAATCTTTTTCCACCTGCAGAAACTGCAAGGACTGTGGGCTTACTACATCGGGTGTGGGAAAGTAGAACATACTGGTAAACAAGAAGAAGATGGTGGCCGATATACCGGCCCAGCTTCTTTTATAGGCAAAATAACAAAAAGGAATCAAAAATAGTGGCCTTATATACCAGCTTAAAATATTCTGATGACGTTCAAAGGCCCAGGTAAAAAAATTAGAGTTAAAAACCATTAAAAATAGAAATATCATGGTAAAAAATGCAAAAATCAGGGCAATTTCTTTATCATGTTCTTTTAGCTTTAGATTAATCATTTTATGGCCCGCTTTTTAGTATTATTTTAAACTATCCTCAATAATCCTAATCTCATCATCACTAAGGCCATACAATTCATAAACCATCTGATCAATCTCATTATCAGTTTCCTCAATCTCCTGAAGCAAAGGCCTAATTTTAGAAACACTTTTCTCAAATTCCTCTTTTAGAGAAGTGAAATTTTCCCTATTTTTCACATCAACCTTCTTTTTCTTGAGTTCGGCCAGGAATTCATCCAGGGACAGTTCATAGTATTTTTCCAGCTTTTTAGAGAATTTTTCAACCTTGAATATATGAGTTAACCACTCTTTGAATGAATTGATTTCATTTTGAAGAGTTTTATTCATTTCTAGCATTTGGTCTGCTTTTTCAATGAATGGTTCCTGTTCTTCTGGTGTTGCTGGGTAAATTGGGAGTTGTTCTACATAGAGTTTTTTGAATCTTAATCTTTTAGCAAACAATTTTGGACTAATCTGAAGGAATATAAAATATAAAATATTAGAATTTAACAAACTTGTTAAATACTTCAAATCGTATTCCTCTATTTTGGTCATGAAAAAAACACTAGTCTCAAAAAATAGATTTTTATCATCAAAGGTAAACCTGGGTTTTACAGACATATCTGCCCAAATTATTTTTTCTTTTTCAAATTCATTATAATAATCACAAGCCCTTAATTCCCAATAATAATTCCCTTGATCTTGTCTCTTTGTCAATTGCTCTTCATATTGACTCAGATATTCCTTAATCATAGGATAATCATTTATTGGAACTCCCATTCGCGTAAGAATCAGATATAATTTATTATAATCGACTCTCCATCTCTGAACATCTATTCCACGAACAAAAGGTTCAATAATATCTTTATTTTTTTTATCATCAGAAATAAGTTTATTTTTTGTATTTTCATTGACAACAAATGCTTTCATAAATCCTGTTGTTAAACCCCGATAAATTTTTAATCCAGGAATATCTTTTATTTTAATAGATATTTTTTCAATTTTTTCTCTTAAATTCAGAATTTCAGGGTTTTCAAAACTCCAAAATCCATCATCCAATTTATTTTGAGGAATTTCAAAATCATAGTTAAATCGTATTTTACTGTTATCAGAAGGAATATCTTTCTTTATAATGATAGTACAAGCCAGAACAGTGGCATTTTCGAAAGCACTTTCAGAATGATAAATATATTGCTTAAATTCATTTTTTAAAATAAATTTTCTTAAGTTTTTCCCATAATTAGTCATTATAAATCTATCAGAACAAATAAAAGAAAACATTCCATCATTTTTCAATATTTTAAGGCCTTTTTCAAAGAAATAAACAAAAAGATCAGCTACTCCGTCGTAAACTTCATAATTATCCTTTAAATATGGTTTTATCTCCTTAATCCGTTCCTGTCTAACATAAGGAGGATTCCCAATTACCACATCAAATCCACCCTCATCAAAGATCTCCTTGAATTCATCCTCCCATTTAAAGGGTCGGTCGGTGAATTTAGGATCATCTATCAACGAGTTTCCCCATTTTATATTATTATCAATATCCGGCAACTGCTTATCTTTTCTAGCAACCTTTAAAAATAGGGCCAGTTTAGTTATATCAACTGATTCCTCATTCAAATCTACTCCGTAGATATTATTGACTAGTATTTCCTCTCGAGCAGCAGCTTCATCAAAGTAGGAGTCTAGTATAGCATGGGTGGCAGATCTTTTAACTTTTGCCTTGCCTTTACCACCTTTGGTTTCAATGGTAGTGGTGTATTTTTCCTTTTTAAAATCGTAAATAGCATTGTGTATTTCTAAAAGAATATCAGAAGCTTTATTTAAAAAAGCACCTGACCCACAAGCAGGATCGACAATTTTAATATTCATAACTTTAGATTCGAGATCCTCAATCTCATCACCATCTGAATATTCTAAAATAAGATCTGGTATGTTTTCTGCACCATTTTTTCTTAAATAGGGTATAATCGTGTTTTTACAAATATAATCAGTAATATAATCTGGAGTATAAAAAATTCCATCCTTCTTTCTACGGCCCTTAGCATCTGCTTTAAGCTCTTCAATGTCCCCAATAGAGTTTTCAAATATATGGCCTAAAATATTGACATCTAATTCTGAAGAAAAGTCAAAAGATGATATGATAAGCAAGTTACGGTATATTGGATTTACTTTCTTACCATGAGGCCCTAATTGATCCACAATATCCTTTTCATATTCTTCAAAGTTCCAGTTCTGATAGGCATCATTGAAGAAGTTTTGATCTTCCACTATGTCCCTGATTTTAAGTTTTTTCTCATTTTCAGTTTCAATATCTTCCAAATCTTTTTTAAACAGTCCCCCATTATATTGGGAAATCTTCTTATATTCGTTTCCTTCATTTATATCCAAAAAGAGTTCGTTCAATCTTTGCCAGATACTACCATGACGAATATTTCCCTTCTGAATTGGAGTTAAAATGGTATCAGTGGAAACTTGATCCGGTAAAAGATCCATATCTTCTGCAAAACAAATGAACATGTATCTATTTAATATCATTTGAGAGTAATGAATTGCATCAAGTCTGGATAACTCATTTATCTCTTCAAATTCTTTTATAAGCATTAGACGAGTTTCATTGTAAAGTTTGTAAAACTCTTTTTCCAGTTCTCGTTCCACAACTACGGTATTTTCCATTAACTTATCAACTAAATTTACCTTGATGTGGCTGTAACAAGAAAAAGATAGCATGAAATAACTGAACACATCCTTTTCTAACAATTCGTCTGAAGTAAATGATATGTACTTGCCCTTAGTGTGCCAATTATACAGTCTGAATTCATTATAATTAGACACTAGAATCCAGTCAATATCACCTGTATGTTGAGCATAGTCAAAGGCCTGGTCCACTGGTGTTCTTTTATCATTGGCCCGGTTTTGTGGTTTGTCCAGGTCAGAATCAGATCCTTTTAATTCCACTACCATGAACTTTTTATCGCCATTTTTTAGGACAAATTCACTTTTCCCTCGGCCAACTTCCTCTTTTTCATCAAAGAGAATGTTCTCTTGCAGATTGTAGCCTAAAATTTCTTTTAAGATGGTTTCGTAAAAATAAAGATAGTTACTGGTTTCTGACTTGAAGTCGCTATTTTCCAGCTTGGATAAATGTTCTTTAATTAAATCGTGCTTGGTAACATTTAATTGCAGGTCTTTATCACGGGCCAGCTTTTTCATGAGGTTTTGATTGAAGAGATCGTTATCCATTAGACCACACTTAGAATAATTGAATAATAAAATATATTAGATTGTTATTTTCTTTAATATTTTAAATTATCGATTTGTTACTGGATTTCAATAAAAAAAATATTTAGAATAAAAATAATTAAGATCAGAAACCATCCATTAATCCCCGAATCATTCTTTCTTATTTAATTCCTGCTTTAACCACCGGATACGGTCATCATGAGACGCATCATCACCCATATAATGGTCGGCATCATATCACTGCATCTTCTTGGGATCACTGGCGGCATTATAATAATTTAAAAATTGTTTTTTGGTAAAAAAATCATCCTGGTGACCTAACTGGAAAAATAGTGAAGCAGGAGCGGCCTGTCCAATGTAATGAATGGGATCGATAGGCACCATCATTTCCTGATAGTTTTTCAATTCTTCCCCGGCAAGATCAGGCATATTAAGGAGTGCCACGTCGGTGAAACTTCCCACACCTGCCATTAAGATGTAAGTCTTTATCCTGGTATCCAGACCGGCCACTATACCTCCAAAAAGAGCACCAGAACTGTGTCCCACAAATCCCAGTCTCTCAGGATCAATATTTGGAATAGATGACAGTAGATCTATCCCCCGCTGCAGGTCTATCACTATTTCAGTATACCATTCCCTCAGACCACCGTGAAACAGTTGCATCAATTTAGCTACGTAGTTATCATATGCCCAGGGAGCCTCAATCAGTAAAGAAGCCACACCATGTTCAGCCAGCTTGATAGCTTCTTCTAAGAAGGTTTACCTATTTCCAGGTGAGGGATGCACATAAATAACTCCGGCAAAGGGACCTTCCCCAGATGGTTGCACCAGATATGTGCTGATTTTTTCCTGTGAGAAACCATCATAAGTTAAATCCTTAATAGAGATATTATTCCGGTATCCTACCCCTATTTCTTCCACATGAATTGGGTATTTCTATATTCAATGTGCGATCTTAATTTATTCATACCACCGTGATTCATGAACATCCTTTTGTATTTATTAAATTTATAATTATTTAATTTTTTTATAAGCGAATGAATAATAAAATGAAATTAAATAATTTAAAAGCCCCATCCATTCTTCCAGGTCATATCCAGATTTTTATCTTTATTATAATAATCGTGAACTATTGGTAATGCTATTAGTTAGTTATATTATTTCTGGAAGAACCCTCAATAAATACTGCTATTAGTATTGTTTTTAAGATTATTGGAATAAATTTCATTGTCATGGGCATAAGTTAATCATATTAAAGGCCCTACATCAGTAAAGTTTATATGTTAAGTTATCAAATAATGTTATAATCAATTATTTTAGTTACTAATCAATTTTTTTTGTATTTTAATGGATTTTTATTAAATGGTTTTTTCCATTTTTTTAGAAAATTCAGGAGTTGTTCATATAAGAATTTCCGACAACTCGCTGGAAAAATTTCGGATAAGCTTTTTAACTTTTTTTACTTGATATTTGAGGTTTAACTCCTTTATCACTAATATTTCATTAATGACTCCTTATAATCAAGGACCATTACGGTATTATGATAAAAAAGAAGATTAAACCTACATATTAAATATAATAATCATGCCTATCACCAAATAAAACGAGTCCTTAAGGGATAAATTGAATAAAAATAGAATAAAGAATAAAATAATTAAAAATAACAATAATACTAGTTCATTATTTATTTTCAGAAAGAATCTGAAATAATTTACAAGAATTAGACTCAATTAGGAGATTAAATATGGAAATTGAAATAATAGCCATTGGCGGATATGAAGAAGTAGGTAAAAACATGTCCGCAGTTAGAATTGGTGAAGAAATCATCATATTCGATATGGGAATCCACCTGGACCGCCTACACCTTCACGAAGATACAGATATAGACAAAATGCACAGTTTAGATCTAATTGAAAGAGGAGTCATACCAGATGACACCCTGATGAAAGACGTTAATGGTAAAGTAAAGGCCATAGTATTCACCCACGGGCACCTGGACCATATTGGAGCTGTGGCCAAACTGGCCCACCGATATGATGCCCCTATAATAGCAACCCCTTTCACCATGGCCCTCATAGAGAGAGTTGCAAAATGGGAAAGGAAATTCAAGTTTAATAATCCCCTGCAAATTCTAAATTCTGGTGAGAAATGTCAAATATCACCAGATATAACACTGGAGTTCGTACGGACTACTCATAGTATACCTCAGGCAGTAACGCCGGCTTTGCACACCTCAGAAGGCATAATAGTTTATTCCAACGATTTCAAGTTTGATAATCATCAGAAAATCTCCCCACCACCAGACTATCAAAGGTTCCTGGAACTGGGTGAAAAGGGAGTCCTGGGCCTTATAGTAGACTCAACCCGTGCCGCCGAGCGTGAGGAGGTTAAAACCCACTCCGAAAAGATAGCCAGGATAGTACTCCAGGACATACTGGAACAACCATTAAAAGACGACCAGGGAATTTTAATCACCACCTTCGCCTCCCATATTGAAAGAGTGCAGGCCATATGTGATATTGTAGGTCAGAGTGACCGTAAAATGCTCCTTCTGGGTCGTTCCATGGAAAGATATTGTGGCCTGGCAGAAAAAATGGGAATACTTGACCTCCCTAAAAATGCCAGTATTTATGGTAGTCCCAAGTCCATTAACCGGGCATTGAGTCTGGCTGACGAAAAAAGGTCTGATTATGTTCTTTTAACCACCGGCCACCAGGGAGAGCCAGATGCACTTCTACCTAGAATAGCCAATGATAAAACCA contains:
- a CDS encoding bifunctional metallophosphatase/5'-nucleotidase, translating into MLENDLTILQMNDSHAYLDIHQELFWEGDHAKYELAGGYARIATIFNQIRGENPKTLVFDCGDTIHGTYAAVKTKGEALIPILNYLNFDAMTAHWEFAYGPKHFKKLTKKLNYPMLAINCYHESNNELFFEPWIIKEIGELKIGIIGIAATIVDKVMPASFSKGIYFTLGNEELPYHINKLRNEEKVDLIVVVSHLGFPQEMKLAQEVDGIDVLLSAHTHNRLYKPVLVNNTILIQSGCHGSFVGMLNLNISGGKVVNFQHKLITVSEDIKPDPVVENMVDRILNPYKDELSQIVGYTDTGLNRNTVLESTMDNFLLKSLLSETGAQIAFSNGWRYGAPVPPGKITLNDLHNIIPTNPPVSTVELTGKEIWMMMEENLEHLFARDPYNQMGGYLKRCMGLNLYFKVENPHGQRIQELYIAGKKLNMDQTYRAAYVTSQGVPSNYGKKRDQLDVHAVEALLNYLSRNQPLKSELQGTVITI
- a CDS encoding TaqI-like C-terminal specificity domain-containing protein, translating into MDNDLFNQNLMKKLARDKDLQLNVTKHDLIKEHLSKLENSDFKSETSNYLYFYETILKEILGYNLQENILFDEKEEVGRGKSEFVLKNGDKKFMVVELKGSDSDLDKPQNRANDKRTPVDQAFDYAQHTGDIDWILVSNYNEFRLYNWHTKGKYISFTSDELLEKDVFSYFMLSFSCYSHIKVNLVDKLMENTVVVERELEKEFYKLYNETRLMLIKEFEEINELSRLDAIHYSQMILNRYMFICFAEDMDLLPDQVSTDTILTPIQKGNIRHGSIWQRLNELFLDINEGNEYKKISQYNGGLFKKDLEDIETENEKKLKIRDIVEDQNFFNDAYQNWNFEEYEKDIVDQLGPHGKKVNPIYRNLLIISSFDFSSELDVNILGHIFENSIGDIEELKADAKGRRKKDGIFYTPDYITDYICKNTIIPYLRKNGAENIPDLILEYSDGDEIEDLESKVMNIKIVDPACGSGAFLNKASDILLEIHNAIYDFKKEKYTTTIETKGGKGKAKVKRSATHAILDSYFDEAAAREEILVNNIYGVDLNEESVDITKLALFLKVARKDKQLPDIDNNIKWGNSLIDDPKFTDRPFKWEDEFKEIFDEGGFDVVIGNPPYVRQERIKEIKPYLKDNYEVYDGVADLFVYFFEKGLKILKNDGMFSFICSDRFIMTNYGKNLRKFILKNEFKQYIYHSESAFENATVLACTIIIKKDIPSDNSKIRFNYDFEIPQNKLDDGFWSFENPEILNLREKIEKISIKIKDIPGLKIYRGLTTGFMKAFVVNENTKNKLISDDKKNKDIIEPFVRGIDVQRWRVDYNKLYLILTRMGVPINDYPMIKEYLSQYEEQLTKRQDQGNYYWELRACDYYNEFEKEKIIWADMSVKPRFTFDDKNLFFETSVFFMTKIEEYDLKYLTSLLNSNILYFIFLQISPKLFAKRLRFKKLYVEQLPIYPATPEEQEPFIEKADQMLEMNKTLQNEINSFKEWLTHIFKVEKFSKKLEKYYELSLDEFLAELKKKKVDVKNRENFTSLKEEFEKSVSKIRPLLQEIEETDNEIDQMVYELYGLSDDEIRIIEDSLK
- a CDS encoding acetylxylan esterase, coding for MASLLIEAPWAYDNYVAKLMQLFHGGLREWYTEIVIDLQRGIDLLSSIPNIDPERLGFVGHSSGALFGGIVAGLDTRIKTYILMAGVGSFTDVALLNMPDLAGEELKNYQEMMVPIDPIHYIGQAAPASLFFQLGHQDDFFTKKQFLNYYNAASDPKKMQ
- a CDS encoding RNase J family beta-CASP ribonuclease; this translates as MEIEIIAIGGYEEVGKNMSAVRIGEEIIIFDMGIHLDRLHLHEDTDIDKMHSLDLIERGVIPDDTLMKDVNGKVKAIVFTHGHLDHIGAVAKLAHRYDAPIIATPFTMALIERVAKWERKFKFNNPLQILNSGEKCQISPDITLEFVRTTHSIPQAVTPALHTSEGIIVYSNDFKFDNHQKISPPPDYQRFLELGEKGVLGLIVDSTRAAEREEVKTHSEKIARIVLQDILEQPLKDDQGILITTFASHIERVQAICDIVGQSDRKMLLLGRSMERYCGLAEKMGILDLPKNASIYGSPKSINRALSLADEKRSDYVLLTTGHQGEPDALLPRIANDKTSFLVKPGDYVIISAPVIPNPLNKANRNLLEMRLKSKGARIYTNAHVSGHAGREDHRDFLRMLNPAHLIPAHGNLEMLSAYAELAEEEGYRIGKNIHLLRNGQAQVFNKNPGNTKP